A single Botrytis cinerea B05.10 chromosome 1, complete sequence DNA region contains:
- the Bctum1 gene encoding Bctum1 — protein sequence MAASMLYRRAPTLSSFSRQPLTSTFSRYITMTSQRSFSSYLVTPSELSEALKKNPPSKISTSPRTVAVCSTWFLPTSPLNGLQTFREKRIPSSRFFDLDKVCDKRSPYPHMLPDAKTFASAMSALGIRRDDTVVVYDSHEQGLFSAPRVGWTLKVFGHPSVHVLNNFKLWVEEGYPTESGEFWDVDTCAYPIPQLDESKVADFEEISEIVKDTGKEGAEGVQILDARSYGRWTGKDPEPREGLTSGHMKGSISLPMGELLDPTTKTLLPADQLRKIFESKGIDPAKPIVSSCGTGVTATIIDAALAEAYGESGTRKVYDGSWTEFAQRSSISDGLIVKDE from the exons ATGGCAGCATCTATGCTCTATCGACGAGCTCCAACTTTGAGCTCTTTCTCACGACAACCTCTCACTTCTACATTCTCTAGATACATCACCATGACTTCCCAACGATCATTCTCATCGTATCTCGTCACTCCCTCCGAACTCTCCGAAGCTCTTAAAAAGAATCCCCCCTCCAAGATCTCCACATCTCCCCGCACCGTCGCCGTCTGCTCAACATGGTTCCTCCCAACCTCTCCCCTCAATGGTCTCCAGACCTTCCGCGAAAAGCGAATTCCCTCCAGTCGTTTCTTTGATCTCGATAAAGTATGCGACAAACGTTCTCCTTATCCTCATATGCTCCCCGATGCGAAAACATTCGCATCCGCTATGAGCGCGTTGGGAATCCGCAGAGATGATACAGTTGTCGTATACGATTCTCACGAGCAAGGCTTATTCAGCGCGCCGAGAGTAGGATGGACATTAAAGGTTTTCGGACATCCAAGTGTACATGTTTTGaacaatttcaaattgtGGGTGGAAGAGGGGTATCCAACTGAAAGTGGGGAATTCTGGGATGTTGATACTTGCGCATATCCGATTCCACAACTGGATGAAAGTAAAGTTGCGGATTTCGAGGAGATTAGTGAGATTGTTAAAGATACTGGTAAAGAAGGAGCAGAAGGAGTACAAATACTGGATGCGAGAAGTTATGGAAGGTGGACAGGAAAGGATCCCGAGCCTAGAGAAGGTTTGACCAGTGGTCACATGAAGGGTAGTATCAGTTTGCCTATGGGAGAACTATTGGATCCAACTACCAAGACGTTGTTACCCGCCGACCAATTGAGGAAGATATTTGAGAGCAAGGGTATTGATCCAGCAAAGCCTATCGTCAGCAGTTGTGGCACAGGTGTTACAGCTACCATTATCGATGCTGCATTGGCAGAAGCATATGGAGAGTCAGGTACACGAAAGGTGTATGATGGAAGTTGGAC TGAGTTCGCTCAAAGATCCAGTATTTCAGACGGATTAATCGTCAAGGATGAATAA